TTATATTATCTATATTGTTAAGTACTCTATCTGCCTCTTGTATATTCCCCCTATCTATTAGCATACGTATCTTATTAAATACTTCTCCACTCTTATAAAATTCCTCACTTCTTTTATAATCATTATTATGATTAAACCCTCTATCTTTATTCTTTATAAGCTTATGATACGCTTCATTTATTTCTTTCATTTTTTCCTCTGCTAAATCTGCTAAAGGATTATTTGAATACTGGTCTGGATGGTATTTTCTAGCTAACTTTTTATATGCCACTCTTATTTCTTCTTCACTAGCACCTTCTCTAACACCTAATACTTCATATGGATTTTTCATTTTTAACAACTCCTTTATATAATATCTGCTGCATTTTATGTCTAGTCCCCATATATATAATATTCTCGATTATACTTCTGTTTC
This genomic window from Caldisalinibacter kiritimatiensis contains:
- a CDS encoding J domain-containing protein codes for the protein MKNPYEVLGVREGASEEEIRVAYKKLARKYHPDQYSNNPLADLAEEKMKEINEAYHKLIKNKDRGFNHNNDYKRSEEFYKSGEVFNKIRMLIDRGNIQEADRVLNNIDNINRNGEWYFLKGIVLLRKGWYDQGYNHIKYAVDLDPTNTEYRSTLNNISMRNRTYRNVGSNMGYGRRDPSACEVCECLICADCCCECMGGDLISCC